The following proteins are encoded in a genomic region of Rattus rattus isolate New Zealand chromosome 2, Rrattus_CSIRO_v1, whole genome shotgun sequence:
- the LOC116892085 gene encoding LOW QUALITY PROTEIN: zinc finger protein 120-like (The sequence of the model RefSeq protein was modified relative to this genomic sequence to represent the inferred CDS: inserted 2 bases in 1 codon), whose product MNGMTYDDVHVNFTGEEWALLDLSQKRLYKDVMLETYRNLTAIGYSWEDGNTEEHCQRSRRHGRHERSHTGEKPSVYTQCGKVFAYHSHSQKHDRIHTGEKPCEGIQHDKAFAHHSHFQRRARTHTGEKLYECNQCGKAFAHCSYLRKHKRIHSGEKPHECNQCGKAFACHSNLRIHKRTHTGEKPYECNQCGQAFAFQGNLRLHERTHTGEKPYDCNQCGQAFASHSHLQIHKRTHTGEKPYKCNQCDKAFSQGSSLQIHKRTHXLERNPMSVINVEKPIYVTVASEYIKEHILERSPMNVINVVKPLQVTVLSEYIKEHILQRNPMDVINVVKPLQGTIVSKYIKEHILERNRTNVINVIKPFHNKVISEYIKEHTLERNLMNVISVIKLLHVIVNFKFMKEFIRERNLTGVINVIKLLHSMVVFKYIKARILLRNPTNVMNVVKLFHNTVISGYIKEYILERNPMNKQCGKAFMCSLRNQDQIHTAE is encoded by the exons ATG AATGGAATGACCTATGATGATGTGCATGTAAATTTCACCGGAGAAGAATGGGCTTTGCTGGATCTTTCTCAGAAGAGGCTGTACAAGGACGTGATGCTGGAAACCTACAGGAATCTCACTGCTATAG GTTACAGTTGGGAAGATGGTAATACTGAAGAACATTGTCAACGTTCTAGAAGACATGGAAG GCATGAAAGAAgtcatactggagaaaaaccttCTGTATATACTCAATGTGGTAAAGTGTTTGCATATCACAGTCATTCTCAAAAACATGacagaattcatactggagagaaaccctgtgaAGGTATTCAACATGATAAAGCCTTTGCACATCACAGTCATTTTCAAAGGCGTgcaagaacacatactggagagaaactttaTGAATgcaatcagtgtggtaaagcctttgcacattGTAGTTACCTACGAAAGCATAAAAGAATTCATAGTGGAGAGAAACCccatgaatgtaatcaatgtggtaaagcctttgcatgtcATAGTAATCTCcgaatacataaaagaacacatactggggagaaaccctatgaatgtaaccagtGTGGTCAAGCCTTTGCATTTCAAGGTAATCTCCGtttacatgaaagaacacatactggagagaaaccctatgactGTAATCAATGTGGTCAAGCCTTTGCATCACACAGtcatctccaaatacataaaagaacgcatactggagagaagccctacaaatgtaatcaatgtgataaagccttttcacaaGGCAGTTCcctacaaatacataaaagaacaca actagagagaaaccctatgagtgTAATCAATGTGGAAAAGCCTATATATGTCACAGTAGCCTCcgaatacataaaagaacacatactggagagaagccctatgaatgtaatcaatgtggtaaagcctttgcaagtCACAGTACTCTCcgaatacataaaagaacacatactgcagagaaaccctatggatgtaatcaatgtggtaaagcctttacaaGGCACAAtagtctccaaatacataaaagaacacatactggagagaaaccgtACAAATGTGatcaatgtgataaagccttttcacaaCAAGGTCATCTcagaatacataaaagaacacacactggagagaaaccttatgaatgtaatcAGTGTCATAAAGCTTTTGCACGTCATAGTCAACTTCAAAttcatgaaagaattcatacgGGAGAGAAACCTTACAGGTGTAATCAATGTGATAAAGCTTTTGCACAGTATGGTAgtcttcaaatacataaaagcaCGCATACTGctgagaaaccctacaaatgtaatgaatgtggtaaagcttTTTCACAACACAGTTATCTCCGgatacataaaagaatacatactagagagaaaccctatgaataagcaatgtggtaaagcctttatgTGTAGTCTTCGAAATCAAGACCAAATTCATACTGCAGAGTAA
- the LOC116892086 gene encoding LOW QUALITY PROTEIN: phosphoglycerate kinase 1-like (The sequence of the model RefSeq protein was modified relative to this genomic sequence to represent the inferred CDS: inserted 1 base in 1 codon; deleted 1 base in 1 codon) — translation MLLSNMLTLDKLDVKGKQVVMRVDFNVPMKNNQITNNLRIKDAVPSIKFCLDNGAKSVVLMSHLGCPDGIPMPKYSLEPVPAELKSLLGKDVLFLKDCVGSEVENACANPAAGTVILLENLHFHVEEEGKGKDVSGNKVKAGTAKIDAFRASLSTLGDVYVXDAFGAAHRAHSSMVGVNLPQKAGGFLMKKELNYFAKALESPERPFLAILGGAKVADKIQLINNMLDKVNEMIIGGRMAFTFLKVLNNTETGTSLYDEEGAKIVKNLMSKAEKNGVKITLPVDFVTADKFDENAKTGQATVASGIPAGWLGLDCGTERSKKYAESVARAKQIVWNGPVGVFEWEVFARGTESLMDKVVKATSRGCITIIGGGDTATCCAKWNTEDKVSHMSTGGSARLEPLLDGTVLPGVDALSNV, via the exons ATGTTGCTTTCTAACATGCTGACTTTGGACAAGCTGGACGTGAAGGGGAAGCAGGTAGTGATGAGGGTGGACTTCAATGTTCCTATGAAGAACAACCAGATAACAAATAACCTACGGATCAAGGACGCTGTCCCAAGCATCAAATTCTGCTTGGATAATGGAGCCAAGTCGGTTGTGCTTATGAGCCACCTGGGCTGTCCTGATGGTATTCCCATGCCCAAGTACTCCTTAGAGCCAGTTCCTGCAGAACTCAAATCTCTGCTGGGCAAGGATGTTCTGTTCTTGAAGGATTGTGTGGGCTCAGAAGTAGAGAATGCCTGTGCCAACCCAGCAGCTGGGACTGTCATCCTCCTGGAGAACCTCCACTTTCAtgtagaggaagaagggaagggaaaagatgtTTCTGGGAACAAGGTTAAAGCTGGGACAGCTAAAATTGATGCTTTCCGAGCCTCCTTGTCCACACTCGGAGATGTCTATG AAGATGCATTTGGGGCTGCACACAGAGCCCACAGCTCCATGGTAGGTGTGAATCTGCCACAGAAGGCTGGTGGATTTTTGATGAAGAAGGAGCTGAACTACTTTGCCAAGGCTTTGGAGAGTCCAGAGCGACCCTTCCTGGCTATCTTGGGAGGAGCTAAAGTTGCAGACAAGATCCAGCTGATCAATAATATGCTAGACAAAGTCAATGAGATGATCATTGGTGGTAGAATGGCTTTTACCTTCCTTAAGGTGCTCAACAACACGGAGACTGGCACATCTCTGTATGATGAAGAAGGAGCCAAGATTGTCAAAAATCTCATGTCCAAAGCTGAGAAAAATGGTGTGAAGATTACCTTGCCTGTTGACTTTGTCACTGCTGacaaatttgatgaaaatgccaAGACTGGCCAAGCTACTGTGGCCTCTGGTATAcctgctggctggctgggctTGGACTGTGGTACTGAGAGAAGCAAGAAATATGCTGAGTCTGTGGCTCGAGCTAAGCAGATTGTCTGGAATGGTCCTGTTGGGGTATTTGAATGGGAAGTCTTTGCCAGGGGAACCGAGTCCCTCATGGACAAGGTGGTGAAAGCCACTTCTAGGGGCTGCATCACTATCataggtggtggagacactgccACTTGTTGTGCCAAATGGAACACAGAGGATAAAGTCAGCCATATGAGCACTGGGGGCAGTGCCAGGCTAGAGCCA CTCCTGGATGGTACAGTGCTTCCTGGGGTGGATGCTCTCAGCAATGTTTAG